A segment of the Triticum urartu cultivar G1812 chromosome 1, Tu2.1, whole genome shotgun sequence genome:
GTTGTTGTTAAAATGCTCTCTAATTAACCAACGCATTTTATTCTACCGTGTTTGTGTATGGTTTTTTAATGTGCCAGAGCTTTAATTAACCAAAGTGGGGGTTAGTGTACTATGTTGCTTTGTATTGCACTGTTTTCTAATTAACCCAAAGCTTTGTATTGCTCTGTTTTCTTGTTGTTCTGCTTTTTAGGAAGTGTTCTAATTAAACACTTATACTGCACTGCTATGTTAATTTTATTATTTGCGGTTTGGATGATGAGTTTTGTGAATTGAGGAAGCATTTCCATGACAGAGACAATCTCAAGAGAACTATGATGTTGTCATAAGATACATCATATTTTACAATCTAGTAGCACTGATAGAGACTGAAGGATATGTTTTGAGGGATTACATGTACTATGTAAAGGATCTAGGCCGAGGGATAGAAGGAACGGAAGAAATATGGGATGATGACAGGTTGGGGGAAAATTTCAACCACAATCATGCAGAAGCAGAAGATCTTGAATGTGACAGTTCTTAGGGCCAGTTTCCCAAAATCTACACATATAAACAACAATGCTAATGTTATTGAGTGGCAAATCCCTCTGCAGGAAGTTAGAGATCCCCAACTGTATCAGGTAGATCAAGAAGGAGTTTAGTTCAATGCACATCGTGTAGATGTAGCAGCAGAAAATTCAGATGCAGCAGCAAAACAGCAGCCAATGCCAATACAGTTTCAAACACAAAATAGCACAAACAATTCAGAGGAGCAATTGCAAATAGAAGAATTTATGGAGGAGAAAATGAGAAAGGAAAATGCAATGTTCAGGAAGAATAAGAAAGGAAAATAGAAGGCCACTCTTTTGAAAAGGAATCTGCAGTTATGGACAATGAAGAGGACAGTGATGATGACAATTTGATAGAATATGGTGATATCCTTGATAGGCTTGAGGAAATGAAGAGACGGAGGAATGATCCATTACTACATTATGAAGGGGACACATATGTTGAGGAGATGTGTGagacagaggaggaggaggaactGTATGAGCAATCGggtgaagaagaggatgatgatgatcAAGAGGAGTAGAAATTGGAGGAAGAGGATCAAGAGGGTGGGCAAGATCTGTAGACGAAGAAAAAGGCCAAGAGACACAAAAAAGGGCCAACAAGTAGATCACATGGAAGTATAGAGCACTTGTGTGAGAAGGACCGGTACCGTCATCTGACGAGGACAGGAAACCTCTGGACTTGTGTCTGGAAGATGATGATGGTGCCGGACAATGGCATATGTGTTTCTCGGTAGTAGGAAGAGCAGAGCAAAGAAGATTAAACAAAAGGATATAGTATGATGAGGAGAGATCTCACCCTGATAAGCAATCTGTGAAGCATCTTCGCTTCCTTGACGTGTACCTGTGTTTTGATGTGATTTTCAGTGCTGGGGCGTCTGAAACTTGATGTGCGCCTTTTTCTAAATATTTTTTTACTAAAAAAACAGTACACCTTAAAAACCAGGCAAGGCATCGGTTCCTGGTTTTTTCAGTCGGACAGCCGTTCCGGTCCATTTTCAAAAACTATGGATGAGAGAATGGAAAATTGGTCATTTGCCCCGCCGCCCTATGTTTTCAATGCCCATATGTCCGACACCTgacacggcgtcgcaagagacTTGGCACAGCAGGGCGCAACCCCTAGCCCGGATGTCTCACTAGCGACTTGGACGTGCAGCACCTAATatgtttgtgcaaaaatatttgACTGGAAAATTTGGTCATAGCTCTAGCGGGCGGACGTCTGGCTTGCTGCCCGGATGTCGGGCACCTAAAACAGTTTGCTGAAATTTTGGCTATTTCCCTCCTTATGGTCAACACTGGAGCAACCTATAGTTGCTTGTCGGAGTTGATGTTCCCATTTTTATCATCACGAGTGTGTAAGAGTTGAGTTGCTTGTTGCAAGCCTCTGTTGGAGTGAGATAATTGTTTCCCAGAAAGGCCACTACTATTCTTCCCCTCCCGCAACTTCATTTTTCGGGACTCTCGGGCAGCCGGTGAGCTCGCCGGACATGGGGAAGACATGTCCTGGGAAAATAGGCACTGCCGCGGCCGACGATCATTTAGACCGGGTTAAAAACTTTAGCCCGCTATAGTTTAGTTGTGTTGAAAATGTAACAATTTTGGTCTTTAGATGAAAATCATCCGGTTTGCATGGAATTCGTTCGGTTTGTTTCGAATCCTATTGGATGGCCGGCTCTCGCATCATTGTCTGACGTGTCCGCGAACAAATACCATTTTCGTTAGGGTTTTCCATTGGAGTTGCCCTTAGACTTACCAAATAAAATTGGTGGGTATTACGCGTCCCCGTCCGCTCCACCTCACaattttcataattttttatCTTGATCTAAAGATTCACATGAAATAAATTTTTCAATGCCAAATTTTACTTTTCATTTTCTTCAAATTTTCTTTTGTCCCTAGAACTAGGTTGCCTAGTTAAGAAAACTTTGTGGAATTACCTTGCTCAGAAAAACAATGTtttctcacacacacacacacacacacacacacacacacacacacacacacacacacacacacacacacacacacaatatTTTGGTAAAATCGACGGGGACCGGACAGACTCCGTGCCGTTCCTAGTTCGCGCCATTGTGTGCACCAGCGCGAAAACATCGCGCCCCGCCCACAGCCCAAAACTTTGGCGCCGGCGGCCATTCCCGCAATCGGCGCCTCCCGCCAGGTCATCGATCCGCGGCATCCGTCCCCCGGATCGCAATCTCAACCGTGCATTCCATCTGCATCGAACGGCAGCAACGCGCCTCCTCCCACCTCTCGTCCACCTTAAAATCCCCTCCCCACATCCGGCAAATCTCACAACACAATTCACCACCGCTCCTCGACCTCCTCCGTCCGCTCGCAGCTCGAACCAAGGAGAGACCGTCAGCCATGTCCGGCCGCGGCAAGGGAGGCAAGGGGCTCGGCAAGGGCGGCGCCAAGCGCCACCGGAAGGTGCTGCGCGACAACATCCAgggcatcaccaagccggcgatCCGGCGCCTCGCTCGGAGGGGCGGCGTGAAGCGCATCTCCGGCCTCATCTACGAGGAGACCCGCGGCGTGCTCAAGATCTTCCTCGAGAACGTCATCCGCGACGCCGTCACCTACACGGAGCACGCCCGCCGCAAGACCGTCACCGCCATGGACGTCGTCTACGCGCTCAAGCGCCAGGGCCGCACCCTCTACGGCTTCGGCGGCTAGGCTCTTCCTCGCCACCCCACTGCAGATCCCGAAAGTTTGATACCGCGACTTGTGTAGTTCGCTAGTTCCTCTGTAGTTCGCTATTTCCTCTGTATTTCGTACTGAATCGTGGAGCAAAGTTATTCGCAGTTTGTTAGAAATCAAATATGTCTCTATAATACCTTGTCTCTGACTTTGTTCTGCTGCATTTCTGTTACGTAAAATTGTACTATCTTCTGTGATGCAAAATTGTGTGTGCTTGGGAGTTGGATTGTTTTGCTATTCTTTTACCAGGAGCCCCTGACGGATTGCATTTGCTTGCGGAATAGTTAGTGCATGGCCAAATCAGGAACATCAGTTGCCCCGTTTCTGCTATTTTATCTGATGCATTTGTACCAGGCATCATTTATGATTGTTCTGTGTTGCAACAATGTGTTTAATTAAGGTTGGGATTAGTCTGTATTTCATACATCGATTTCTAGATTGATTTGCTATGCCACTTGCTCTGTGCAAATCATCATGTGTTTCTTGTTAATCAAATGTCACTTTGCTCTATTTCTGCTGTTTTTTTGGTTACTGCAGTAATACTTCATCTGATGCATCAAACATTTTGGCCGTGGCAGCAACAACTTAATCCTTCAGCTTATATTAACTAGCTTATCAACATAATTCTCCATCTTCATTTTCCTAATATCATATGATGCTCTAGATTAGGGGAGTTTAGTGACAGAATAATTTATCTTAAAACCTGGGAAGATCAGTTCTTACTTGATGCGTTTACTGTATTAGCAGGAATGAAAAACAGTTAGAGCAATGACCCGTGAATCCTAGAATCCTACAGAAGCGAACACCAGCGAGCAATGAAAAATGATAATAGTAGTGATACATTGCATTGGGTCAAGTTTCTTGTAGATTATATTTATTTAACAAGAACAATTCAGATGAAGGAAGAATAATTTGTCCCTGGAAGACATTTTACAGCAATGCAGCAATTTCTTTCTTTCTTGAAGGAGCAAGTTTATCCAAGTTGAGATTGATATCCACAGTGAATTAGTGACTGAAGAAGTCTGTTCCTTGCAGAATAACCAAAGACGATAAAAAATTTCATAGACACATTACACTATCCCAATGCAATCTTCCTTTGATACCTACAGGGTACAGGCTACAGGTGTGGGCACCCTTCCACATGAACAATTTCAGTAACACGTATTATGAAGCTAAATACTTGATATCGGATGATGACTCAATACACACTAAAGACAAGATACACACAAGTGCTGAAGTATACAGCAAAAAGACCCTATAATTTTGCAATACAAATacacaaaaggaaaaaaaatatcACTATGATTTGTGGGCAACAAGATTACTGAAATTTCACAGGTGGAGAAAATGGAAGTATCAAGTTCTTGGTGTTGTATTTACTCGATTCAGAGAACCACAATCCAAGTAGTGCAACCATACTTTTCAAGGTGTACACATCACAGCAGTTTAGAACTTTAGATTGCTGCCATACAGCAAAAGGAATACCAGAGTCTCGGATGAGAACTTTAGATTGCATTTAGTCTTGATTATAGGTTTCGTCGTGCTCATAAGCGGTACCAATTTGACAACGCCAGAAGAAATCCCAAACCAACACTTCAGTATTCTTCTGTATACCTACAGAAGTTTAAATTATGTATGTCCCATGTATTGAATCGTGTCAAAGCAGGTGTGACTGTCAGCGGCCAATGTTACCTGCAGTAACTATAGGGTCCAATTATCTTCTTGAGCTATAGTATTTCTCATAAACCATGATCTCTTGCAAGAAACCGAGGGCCGACAATTAATAACTTCACTTCACTTGCTTGGAGCCGGCACCCTTTCTATGTGATCTGTGAGAGCTCTGATCCCACACCCAATAAAATGTGTCTGGCCAACGTACTTAGTTGAGCAAAAATATAATTTTACGACTCCTTTGATTTTCACAGATAAAATTTTTTAATTTTACAAATAAAATTGTATAAAATAGAATATTTCAAAATATATCAAGAAACCAATTCGTAGATTTAAAAGATAATATTTTCTAATAATTGTTCACCAACACTTAAAACAGATCACATATTTTAAAAATACTCATGATTTTATAAAACATGCTTTGAAAATTTAAAATGTTTTCAAGTTTTAGACATATCCGCAAATTTCTTAATTTATCAGGAATTCAATAATGATCGTATATTTTAAAAAGTAAGCATTTAAAATATACTCACAAATTTAAAAAATGCCCATGAAGGTAAAAAACCTCAAGAATTTTAATAAACATTCGGGGACTTTAATAATATTCGTGCAATTTTAAAAACATAACAAAACGAAATAAAAAGGGACTCTCACAAAAACAAAATAGTACACGAAAAATTTCAAATGAAAAGCAAAAACAGGAAACAAAGGAAAAAATCAGAAGAAAGAAAGCACGGAAGAAATAATGCCCCACCCTCATTCGGCCATCCCAAAATTGCAAATGAAAAGcaaaaaaaggaaacaaaggAAAAAAATCAGAAGAAAGAAAGCACGGAAAAAATAACGCCCCACCCTCATTCGGCCATCCCAATAGTGTGACGAAGGCGGACTAGCTTACATTGCTCATTGTTCCAAGCACACAAACTCGGCGCAGTAGCTGGAGCGGCCACTTTTGACCGTCGCGGCGCATGACCGAATTTGC
Coding sequences within it:
- the LOC125521338 gene encoding histone H4; this translates as MSGRGKGGKGLGKGGAKRHRKVLRDNIQGITKPAIRRLARRGGVKRISGLIYEETRGVLKIFLENVIRDAVTYTEHARRKTVTAMDVVYALKRQGRTLYGFGG